Proteins from one Emys orbicularis isolate rEmyOrb1 chromosome 2, rEmyOrb1.hap1, whole genome shotgun sequence genomic window:
- the ADNP2 gene encoding activity-dependent neuroprotector homeobox protein 2, translating to MFQIPVQNLDNIRKSRKKVKGILVDIGLDSCRELLQNLKGYDPGEKYFCNTSWSDVSPWESVGKRKRYRTKPYCCSLCKFSSKFLTSFKNHLHRYHEDEMDQELVVPCPKCAFASDSKIVGKHIRMFHSSNRKIQNYTVSILGGMKQFRSDIINFTCLKCHFTDTLYYNMKKHVLMNHFQNLISTYFGQRPDEIEEHFIEHYCKKCNASANSQDSLMYHVLTSDLHRDLENKLRSVISEHIKKPGLVKQMHIAPKPPTTIAAPSLMPTTAPSSSVTTPTCIQLAFPQNNQKQTMVQGKAVQNTVKPLTVSNVSGSLTHTSPAPVVTPPHVTLVSSPLPVGQNVNLQPPVPQPVFVSHRVPLNQPVRPGVLPLTQPVGTINRPVAPGVLPLSQPVRPGLLPVNQPIGTINSLVAPGALPIAQPVGPVNSHVGPGVLPLTRPIAPGVLPINRPVGNMNQPIGPGVLPVPQTVTSGVLQLNQPVTSGILPVNQPIRPGVSQNTTFLTAGPILRQLIPTGKQVNGIPTYTLAPVSVTLPVPPGGGVATVTPPQMPIQLMQSGTVTQISRSPASAPSPPVVVTSSHSMSVQASPPAPETSQALKQAKQWKTCPVCNELFPSNVYQVHMEVAHKHNAVKTEETLEPDKLAVCAPFLRWMKEKTVRCFSCKCFLCEEELIKHLLMHGLACLFCTYTFRDLKSLVEHNKTVHKGKKKLHEDYSNRGFQLDNDADGDLIFPHFDFSTMLPKEELGEKEVHLAVLAGVNSRTLVPVYIKVKPQTAEVNSMCSKKVFTCPFCFGTFISKEAYEMHLKERHHIMPTVHTILKSPAFKCIHCCGVYTGNMTLTAIAVHLLRCRSAPKDSNSSMKVPLERNEKKELSLVNGEKHDSVSQSAKRKQSDLCSVAEDQRNKEQQPQSLNTGTALAPDKDVNLGVVPVKRQKVESRTEMKGPPSSEDLHILALDPKQYEHSSYEARKQFLADYFHKRPYPTKKEMELLSSMLRVWKMDVASFFGKKRHVCLKAIKNRQPSVLLGFSMSELKNVKHSLSLKYKPQDL from the exons AATCTTAAAGGTTATGATccaggagaaaaatatttttgcaacacTTCATGGAGTGATGTGTCTCCTTGGGAGTCTGTGGGCAAAAGGAAG AGATACAGAACAAAGCCGTACTGCTGTAGCCTATGCAAGTTCTCCTCAAAATTTCTTACTTCATTCAAGAATCATTTGCACCGTTACCATGAAGATGAAATGGACCAAGAGCTGGTGGTTCCTTGCCCAAAATGTGCATTTGCTTCTGATTCAAAAATAGTGGGAAAACACATCCGGATGTTTCACTCTTCTAATAGGAAAATACAGAACTACACAGTGAGCATTTTAGGTGGCATGAAACAATTCAGGAGTGACATTATAAACTTCACATGTCTAAAATGTCACTTTACAGACACACTGTACTACAATATGAAGAAACATGTGCTGATGAACCATTTTCAAAATTTAATAAGCACATATTTTGGCCAGAGACCAGATGAAATTGAAGAGCATTTTATTGAGCACTACTGTAAGAAATGTAATGCTTCTGCAAACAGCCAAGATTCTTTAATGTATCATGTCTTAACATCTGATCTGCACAGAGATCTGGAGAATAAACTTAGATCTGTGATTTCAGAACATATTAAGAAACCAGGACTTGTGAAGCAAATGCATATTGCTCCCAAGCCTCCCACAACTATAGCTGCTCCATCTTTAATGCCTACCACTGCTCCATCAAGCTCAGTTACTACTCCAACTTGCATTCAACTTGCATTTCCTCAGAATAATCAAAAGCAAACCATGGTACAGGGGAAAGCAGTTCAAAACACAGTTAAACCTCTGACTGTTTCAAATGTCTCTGGTAGCCTTACACATACATCTCCTGCTCCAGTTGTTACTCCACCACATGTTACTCTTGTATCCAGTCCGCTCCCTGTAGGTCAGAATGTTAATCTTCAACCGCCAGTTCCACAACCTGTCTTTGTTTCCCATAGGGTCCCTCTTAATCAGCCTGTCAGGCCTGGGGTTCTCCCCCTTACTCAACCTGTTGGGACCATAAATAGACCTGTTGCTCCTGGGGTTCTTCCACTTAGTCAACCTGTCAGGCCTGGTCTTCTTCCTGTCAATCAGCCTATTGGGACCATAAATAGTCTGGTTGCACCTGGGGCTCTCCCAATAGCTCAGCCTGTTGGTCCTGTAAATAGTCATGTTGGGCCTGGAGTTCTCCCACTAACTAGACCTATTGCACCTGGGGTTCTCCCTATAAATCGACCTGTTGGGAATATGAATCAACCCATTGGTCCTGGGGTTCTTCCTGTGCCCCAGACTGTTACCTCAGGGGTTCTCCAGCTTAATCAGCCTGTTACCTCAGGGATTCTCCCTGTAAATCAGCCCATCAGACCTGGAGTTTCTCAAAATACCACTTTCCTGACTGCAGGACCTATACTTAGACAGTTAATTCCAACTGGTAAGCAGGTTAATGGGATACCTACATATACCCTTGCACCAGTTTCAGTTACTTTGCCTGTACCACCTGGTGGCGGGGTAGCAACTGTTACACCACCGCAAATGCCCATTCAGCTAATGCAGTCTGGCACAGTAACTCAGATATCTCGCTCTCCAGCTAGTGCACCTTCTCCTCCTGTTGTTGTGACTTCTTCCCACAGTATGTCTGTGCAggcttctccacctgctcctgaAACAAGCCAAGCCCTCAAACAGGCTAAGCAATGGAAGACGTGCCCTGTTTGCAATGAGCTCTTCCCATCAAATGTCTATCAGGTCCACATGGAAGTGGCTCATAAGCACAATGCAGTAAAAACAGAGGAAACCCTTGAACCTGACAAGCTTGCAGTATGTGCACCCTTTTTGAGGTGGATGAAAGAGAAGACCGTCCGGTGTTTCTCTTGTAAATGTTTCCTGTGTGAGGAAGAACTTATAAAACATCTACTGATGCATGGTTTAGCTTGTTTGTTCTGTACATATACTTTCCGTGATCTAAAAAGCCTTGTGGAACACAATAAGACTGTGCATAAGGGAAAGAAGAAGTTACATGAAGACTACAGCAACAGAGGATTTCAACTAGATAATGATGCTGATGGTGACCTTATATTTCCACATTTTGACTTCAGTACAATGTTACCCAAAGAAGAACTTGGTGAAAAGGAAGTACACTTGGCAGTACTTGCAGGGGTAAACTCGAGGACCCTTGTACCTGTCTACATCAAAGTGAAGCCTCAGACAGCTGAAGTGAACAGTATGTGCAGCAAAAAGGTATTTACGTGCCCCTTTTGTTTTGGTACTTTCATTAGCAAAGAAGCCTATGAAATGCATTTGAAAGAGAGGCATCATATCATGCCAACTGTACACACCATTTTAAAGTCCCCTGCTTTCAAGTGCATCCATTGCTGTGGGGTCTACACTGGAAATATGACTCTGACAGCTATTGCTGTGCATTTGCTCCGCTGCAGAAGTGCTCCCAAAGACAGCAACTCAAGTATGAAAGTGCCGCTTGAGCGCAATGAGAAGAAAGAGCTATCACTTGTGAATGGGGAAAAGCATGACTCTGTCTCTCAATCTGCTAAAAGAAAACAATCTGATCTATGCTCTGTTGCAGAGGACCAAAGGAATAAAGAACAGCAGCCTCAGTCCTTAAATACTGGCACAGCTCTAGCTCCAGATAAAGACGTGAATCTAGGGGTAGTGCCTGTCAAACGACAAAAGGTTGAAAGCAGGACTGAGATGAAAGGACCTCCTTCAAGTGAGGACCTCCACATTCTAGCATTAGATCCTAAACAGTATGAACACAGTTCATATGAAGCTCGAAAGCAGTTTCTGGCAGATTACTTTCACAAGAGGCCGTATCCTACAAAAAAGGAGATGGAATTACTGTCCTCAATGCTACGCGTATGGAAAATGGATGTTGCAtcattttttggaaaaaaacgACACGTGTGCCTAAAGGCGATAAAAAATCGCCAGCCCTCTGTGCTTCTGGGTTTCAGTATGTCTGAACTTAAAAACGTAAAGCACAGTTTGAGTTTAAAATATAAACCGCAGGATCTGTAA